One window of the Leptospira broomii serovar Hurstbridge str. 5399 genome contains the following:
- a CDS encoding SDR family oxidoreductase: MKILITGASGGLGQKLAEDSFARGHEIFLTDINEKALNAFASKWKGEKNRVITSKLDISSAADWKKVMNLLYKKWERLDILMNVAGYLLPGYIYETQPKDIDRHIDINSKGLMYGTREASLRMIDQGGGHIINIASLAGVAPISGLTLYSASKFAVRGFSLAAAEELRPKNVFVTTVCPDAIKTPMLDLQKDYESASLTFSGNRYLTVEDVSNIIFRKVIPNKPLEVLVPGSRGFLAKLGGFFPFLGLLLGPALRSKGKKKQATYSV, translated from the coding sequence ATGAAAATATTAATTACCGGTGCTAGCGGCGGATTGGGACAAAAACTCGCCGAAGATTCCTTTGCCAGGGGGCATGAAATATTTCTAACAGACATTAACGAAAAAGCGTTAAACGCGTTTGCCTCGAAATGGAAAGGGGAAAAAAATAGAGTTATTACTTCGAAATTGGATATCAGTTCGGCTGCCGATTGGAAAAAGGTAATGAATCTCCTCTATAAAAAATGGGAACGATTGGATATTTTGATGAACGTCGCCGGATATTTACTCCCGGGCTACATCTACGAAACTCAACCGAAAGATATCGATCGACACATCGATATCAATTCAAAAGGATTAATGTACGGTACTAGAGAAGCCTCTCTACGTATGATCGATCAAGGGGGAGGTCATATAATCAATATCGCATCGCTTGCGGGAGTCGCACCTATTTCCGGGCTAACGCTTTACAGCGCCTCCAAATTCGCAGTGAGGGGGTTCTCTCTGGCAGCCGCGGAAGAACTGAGACCGAAAAACGTTTTCGTAACGACTGTATGTCCGGACGCGATAAAAACTCCGATGCTTGATTTGCAAAAGGATTACGAATCTGCTTCTTTAACTTTCTCCGGTAATCGATATTTGACCGTCGAAGACGTTTCGAATATCATCTTTCGAAAAGTAATCCCTAACAAACCTTTAGAAGTTCTTGTCCCCGGTTCAAGAGGGTTTCTTGCGAAGCTAGGAGGCTTCTTCCCTTTCCTTGGTCTCCTGCTAGGACCGGCCCTTAGAAGCAAAGGCAAGAAAAAACAAGCGACGTATTCGGTATAG
- a CDS encoding alanine racemase: MRRINSLRWVLTILFLGTILLVFLKPKDRGVPYSEYFKSLNLELKLHGPGKPVVLLDLDRLDSNLKLLKEKLRPPLKYRIVVKSLPSLDLLRYIVRATDSNRLMVFHSEDIVMLLKDPEFRKFDILLGKPMPAIALAQIFRKTSRTEVEKIHWLVDTPDRAVQYLEFAKKERCKLDLNLEIDIGLHRGGFPNPEAMDGVLKLISSNPEYLTFSGFMGYEPHVASAPTILGNKITVMEEALQQSLDRYSSFIKLGRANYSGLFERDLILNGGGSKTYRFYQKHIGIVNDVSVGSALVKPTDFDVDSLEDHTPAVFIATPVLKRLEGTRIPFLESISFLFPLWDPNLQVTYFTYGGAFLAKKESPKGLQDNSLFGTSTNQGILNGSKATNLYPDDHVFFRPTQSEKIMAEMGEIHLVRNGKLTGTWKCFLN; the protein is encoded by the coding sequence ATGCGCAGAATTAATTCACTCAGATGGGTCCTAACGATTTTATTTTTAGGCACAATATTATTAGTGTTTCTAAAACCTAAGGATAGAGGGGTTCCCTATTCCGAATATTTCAAATCTTTAAACCTGGAGCTTAAGTTGCATGGACCCGGTAAACCGGTCGTTTTACTGGATTTAGATCGTCTTGATTCGAATTTGAAACTCTTAAAAGAAAAATTACGACCGCCTCTTAAATATAGGATCGTGGTAAAGTCCTTACCTTCCCTGGATTTACTGCGATATATAGTCCGAGCGACGGACAGTAATCGTCTGATGGTTTTCCATTCGGAAGATATCGTTATGTTACTGAAGGATCCTGAATTTCGTAAATTCGATATTCTTTTGGGTAAACCGATGCCGGCAATTGCATTAGCGCAGATCTTTCGTAAAACCTCAAGGACGGAAGTAGAGAAAATTCATTGGTTAGTGGACACTCCGGATAGAGCGGTTCAATATCTCGAGTTCGCTAAGAAAGAAAGGTGTAAACTCGACTTAAATTTGGAAATCGATATCGGATTGCATCGCGGCGGATTTCCGAATCCGGAGGCGATGGATGGGGTCTTGAAATTGATTTCTTCCAATCCGGAATATCTAACCTTTTCCGGGTTTATGGGATATGAACCTCATGTCGCTTCGGCTCCGACGATTTTAGGGAATAAGATTACCGTTATGGAGGAAGCTCTACAGCAATCATTGGATCGATATTCTTCTTTTATTAAGTTGGGAAGAGCAAACTATTCTGGATTATTCGAAAGGGATCTTATTTTAAACGGGGGAGGGAGTAAAACGTATCGATTCTATCAGAAACATATTGGAATTGTTAACGATGTTTCGGTCGGGTCTGCTCTAGTAAAGCCGACGGACTTTGATGTGGATAGTCTTGAAGATCATACACCCGCCGTATTTATCGCGACTCCGGTATTGAAAAGGTTGGAAGGGACAAGGATTCCTTTTTTGGAATCGATTTCTTTTCTTTTTCCTTTATGGGATCCGAATTTGCAAGTTACTTATTTTACTTATGGGGGAGCCTTTCTGGCAAAGAAGGAGTCTCCGAAAGGCCTTCAAGATAATTCTCTTTTCGGTACCAGCACGAACCAAGGAATATTAAACGGATCTAAAGCGACAAATCTTTATCCGGACGATCATGTCTTTTTCCGTCCGACTCAAAGCGAAAAAATTATGGCCGAAATGGGTGAAATTCATCTTGTGCGCAATGGAAAATTAACAGGCACTTGGAAATGCTTTCTAAATTAA
- a CDS encoding adenylate/guanylate cyclase domain-containing protein yields the protein MSLKHKTDVQISIFSWFLSLSLIFCLPLIAEETVSSTHWKDIDLKRLDWYSLEGFLPEYKNGFDENTNEVRKIESFPVVLNAIYDSAISSGTKEFTLQTRFVLQEDPKQYYFIEPISLFINSIGENWEIFLNGHLLKSEVHLALDGQIERRRTIRQLRLPLDSSLLKQGSNILVFRLIGDAPAVALPELLAPRNPDLGFYVDGEYSINKNLDFTREAGVLLNLSLNTIYVFFGLYHLLIFSKRTADKYNLYFGVFSIAMAVYSLCRSSLSFEVIADTAVITRVEYGSVALLASLFLLFLHDYFYGRALPNLPILIIAGWSFVIFFFSLLAPFRFLMTSLRLWQFSMVPTLIYLLYFIGKAVYLRKKDASLMAISMFVIVFIAIYDILDSVFFQLGIRFTQFAYLLFVISLTTILANRFIELYKQSEDLNIELSHQKLELARQKNAFFRFVPMQFLSVLGKDSAVDVNLGDSALREMSVLFTDIRSFTTISEKMTPEENFRFINGYLASMEPLIQKYDGFVDKFMGDAILALFSAERAVQSPDQWEGKSAADRAVYAAIAMKKRIRELDVEVKGGHLKGVRIGIGINTGNLMLGTVGSSDRLDTTVIGDTVNVASRLESLTSLYKADILITQQTLASLTISDDVAIREVDSVVVKGKSQPIIIYEVYEADDPHIRKLKEATLPLVSRGIILYKVGNFKDALVNFEQALKVFPEDIVAILYRKRCQEYIETPPLGNWVGVQHLLEK from the coding sequence ATGTCGCTTAAACATAAGACGGACGTTCAAATTTCGATTTTTTCTTGGTTTCTCTCTCTATCCCTAATTTTCTGTCTTCCTTTGATCGCCGAGGAGACCGTATCGTCGACACATTGGAAAGATATAGATCTCAAACGACTCGATTGGTACTCGTTGGAAGGGTTTCTTCCCGAGTATAAAAACGGATTCGACGAAAATACGAATGAAGTCAGGAAGATCGAATCCTTTCCAGTCGTTTTGAATGCGATTTACGATAGTGCGATTTCCAGCGGGACGAAGGAATTTACTCTTCAGACGCGCTTTGTTCTGCAGGAAGATCCGAAGCAATACTACTTCATCGAGCCGATTTCACTATTCATCAATTCGATAGGAGAAAACTGGGAAATTTTTCTTAACGGCCATTTGCTAAAAAGCGAAGTTCATTTGGCCCTGGACGGACAGATCGAACGGAGAAGAACGATTCGTCAACTTCGATTACCTTTGGATTCTAGCCTATTAAAGCAAGGGTCGAATATTTTAGTATTTCGTTTAATCGGTGACGCACCGGCAGTTGCGCTTCCGGAACTTTTAGCTCCGCGAAATCCCGACCTGGGTTTTTATGTGGATGGGGAATATTCAATAAACAAGAATTTGGATTTTACGCGAGAGGCCGGCGTCTTATTAAATCTAAGTCTAAATACGATATACGTTTTTTTCGGTTTATATCACTTGTTGATTTTTTCAAAGCGAACCGCGGATAAATACAATCTCTATTTCGGTGTCTTTTCAATCGCGATGGCGGTTTATTCTCTTTGTCGTTCTTCCCTTTCTTTTGAAGTCATTGCGGATACCGCCGTAATAACGAGGGTAGAATACGGATCCGTAGCTTTATTGGCCTCCCTGTTTCTACTTTTCTTGCATGATTACTTTTACGGGCGAGCGCTACCGAATCTTCCGATTCTGATAATTGCAGGTTGGAGTTTTGTGATCTTTTTCTTCTCCTTATTGGCCCCATTTCGGTTTCTCATGACGAGCTTACGTCTCTGGCAATTTTCAATGGTGCCCACTTTAATTTATCTTTTATATTTCATCGGGAAGGCGGTATATCTCCGCAAGAAAGATGCCTCGTTAATGGCGATCAGTATGTTCGTCATAGTATTTATTGCAATCTATGATATACTTGATTCGGTCTTCTTCCAGCTCGGGATTCGGTTTACTCAATTCGCATATCTTTTATTCGTAATATCCTTAACGACAATTTTAGCGAATCGTTTCATCGAACTTTATAAACAATCCGAGGATTTAAATATAGAACTCAGTCATCAAAAGCTGGAATTAGCCAGACAAAAGAACGCTTTCTTTCGATTTGTTCCCATGCAATTCTTAAGCGTTCTCGGGAAAGATTCGGCGGTAGACGTGAATTTGGGGGACTCCGCGCTTCGAGAAATGAGCGTTTTATTTACAGATATTCGGTCTTTCACGACGATCTCCGAAAAAATGACTCCCGAGGAAAATTTCCGATTTATCAACGGCTATTTGGCAAGCATGGAGCCTTTGATTCAAAAATACGATGGCTTCGTGGATAAGTTTATGGGAGATGCGATTTTGGCCCTTTTTTCCGCCGAGCGAGCCGTTCAATCCCCGGATCAATGGGAAGGGAAGTCGGCGGCTGATCGCGCGGTTTATGCGGCAATTGCGATGAAGAAGCGGATTCGCGAATTGGATGTGGAAGTCAAGGGCGGACATCTAAAAGGCGTAAGAATCGGAATAGGAATTAATACCGGTAATTTAATGTTGGGAACCGTAGGTTCTTCTGACCGACTGGATACGACTGTCATAGGCGACACGGTTAACGTCGCTTCTAGATTAGAGAGTCTTACGAGTCTGTATAAAGCCGACATTCTGATAACCCAACAGACATTAGCCAGCTTGACAATTTCGGATGATGTAGCGATTCGCGAGGTGGATTCCGTTGTCGTGAAAGGAAAAAGCCAACCCATCATTATTTACGAAGTCTATGAAGCCGACGATCCGCATATTCGCAAGCTAAAGGAAGCGACATTACCCTTAGTGTCGCGCGGAATCATCTTGTATAAAGTCGGTAACTTTAAAGACGCATTAGTAAACTTCGAGCAGGCGTTGAAGGTTTTTCCCGAAGACATAGTCGCGATATTGTATCGTAAACGTTGTCAAGAGTATATAGAAACTCCGCCTCTCGGGAATTGGGTCGGTGTACAACACCTGTTGGAAAAATAG
- a CDS encoding trimeric intracellular cation channel family protein, with protein sequence MNFSTYFDLAGVAVFAISGALAASEKKGHHSDAFTVFFTGFITAIGGGTLRDITLGNYPVSWVRDSNVLWAIFVGFLITIVFTRFLVRYRSWIFIFDTVGISIYTVIGTKISLSYGVNPFAASILGMISAVFGGVIRDTLINEVPLIFRREIYATACLAGAILYILLSKADVNVDLSTGISAALIILIRIIAVRYNLALPKFRLPE encoded by the coding sequence TTGAACTTTTCGACCTATTTCGATTTAGCCGGGGTCGCCGTATTTGCCATTTCAGGAGCGCTGGCCGCATCGGAAAAGAAAGGCCATCACAGCGATGCGTTTACCGTTTTCTTTACCGGTTTTATCACTGCAATCGGAGGGGGAACATTAAGGGATATAACGCTCGGAAATTACCCGGTATCTTGGGTTCGAGATTCCAATGTGCTTTGGGCGATTTTTGTAGGCTTCTTAATAACGATAGTCTTTACCCGATTTCTGGTGCGTTACCGGAGTTGGATATTTATTTTTGACACGGTCGGAATTAGCATTTATACGGTTATCGGAACCAAAATTTCTCTTTCTTACGGCGTAAATCCATTCGCTGCTTCGATTCTCGGAATGATTTCCGCCGTTTTCGGCGGAGTAATTCGAGATACTCTCATCAACGAAGTACCTTTGATTTTTCGTCGGGAAATTTACGCCACGGCCTGTCTAGCAGGGGCGATACTCTACATTCTGTTAAGTAAAGCGGATGTGAACGTCGATTTAAGCACAGGGATCTCCGCGGCATTAATCATTCTCATTCGGATTATAGCGGTTCGATACAATCTCGCCTTACCTAAATTTCGTCTACCGGAATAG
- a CDS encoding MBL fold metallo-hydrolase, translating to MVKPTASRAKKTSSSSKKERTIKPIQDFLGSRDLPAPVDRLEDVRKRARRFRERILSGPQVIFYKSYDLIKVPYPTKYGLLNAFALPTPLMHIVNRLFIIQYKTSEGVKTLLFSPSDLEGNSETPFFKRFAESFGPFKDIGKKIIAPILNTVEECLADAGIAPSQVDYISYDHLHTQDLRKWLGANGQPGYFPNAKLLVMKEEWNSIQGLLPPQADWYCPNGSGGISMDRIVLLDSDVELGGGVALIKTPGHTYGNHSLVAHTPEGIFVSSENGVCADSYAPIKSRIPGVRKYAKTTGMEVILNGNTMEIGLDQYISMVLEKEIAGLSSRNPEFYNVVPSSEMTGFWLFPGTNPTFSVGRLQFGDPIRSEV from the coding sequence ATGGTAAAGCCGACCGCTTCTAGAGCAAAAAAAACAAGTTCTTCTTCAAAGAAAGAACGCACAATTAAACCGATTCAGGATTTTCTAGGTTCGCGGGATCTCCCTGCCCCTGTGGATCGCCTTGAAGACGTTCGCAAACGAGCGAGAAGATTTAGAGAAAGGATTCTTTCCGGTCCGCAAGTTATCTTTTATAAGTCCTATGATTTGATCAAAGTTCCTTATCCGACCAAGTACGGTCTCTTAAATGCGTTTGCACTTCCTACCCCGCTGATGCATATAGTAAATCGTCTTTTCATCATACAGTATAAAACGTCCGAAGGAGTTAAAACTCTCTTATTCTCTCCTTCGGACTTAGAAGGAAATTCCGAAACGCCTTTCTTTAAGAGATTTGCCGAAAGCTTCGGTCCGTTTAAAGATATAGGAAAGAAAATCATAGCTCCAATCCTGAACACTGTAGAGGAATGTCTTGCAGATGCCGGGATTGCGCCTTCGCAGGTGGATTATATTTCTTACGACCATTTGCATACTCAGGACTTACGAAAATGGTTGGGTGCAAACGGACAGCCCGGATATTTTCCTAATGCAAAACTTTTAGTTATGAAGGAAGAATGGAATTCAATTCAAGGACTCTTACCGCCTCAGGCAGATTGGTATTGTCCCAACGGTTCCGGAGGAATTTCAATGGATCGAATCGTTCTTTTGGATTCGGATGTGGAACTGGGCGGAGGAGTGGCTCTGATCAAAACTCCCGGGCATACATATGGAAATCATAGTTTGGTTGCTCACACCCCCGAGGGCATTTTTGTTTCTAGCGAAAACGGTGTTTGCGCAGATAGCTACGCGCCCATCAAATCCCGCATCCCGGGCGTTCGTAAATATGCGAAGACAACGGGCATGGAAGTCATTCTAAATGGGAATACTATGGAGATCGGATTGGACCAATATATTTCCATGGTTTTAGAAAAAGAAATCGCCGGATTGTCCTCTAGAAATCCTGAATTTTATAATGTAGTACCATCCTCGGAAATGACGGGATTTTGGCTCTTTCCAGGTACGAATCCTACGTTCTCGGTCGGCCGACTCCAATTCGGCGATCCGATTCGGTCCGAAGTTTAA